Proteins found in one Rhodobacteraceae bacterium D3-12 genomic segment:
- a CDS encoding CoA-acylating methylmalonate-semialdehyde dehydrogenase, protein MQELTHYINGEHVKGTSGRFADVMNPATGEVQAKCPLASTAEMEQAVAYAEAAQPAWAATNPQRRARVLMKFVNLLNRDMDKLAEALSREHGKTLPDAAGDVQRGLEVVEYCIGAPQMLKGEFTDSAGPGIDMYSMRQALGVTAGITPFNFPAMIPMWMFAPALACGNAFILKPSERDPSVPLMLAELAEEAGLPKGLLQVVNGDKEAVDAILHNPIIQSVGFVGSTPIAEYIYGTGCAQGKRVQCFGGAKNHMIIMPDADMDQAADALIGAGYGAAGERCMAISVAVPVGDETADRLIEKLVPRIEKLKVGPYTGGNDVDYGPVVTAAAKANIERLVQSGVDQGAKLVVDGRGFSLQGYEDGFFVGPHLFDNVTKDMDIYKTEIFGPVLSTVRAETYEEALKLAMDHEYGNGTAIFTRDGDTARDFASRINIGMVGINVPIPVPLAYHTFGGWKKSVFGDLNQHGPDAFKFYTRTKTITSRWPSGLKEGGEFHFKAMD, encoded by the coding sequence ATGCAAGAGTTGACCCACTACATCAACGGCGAGCACGTCAAAGGCACGTCAGGCCGGTTTGCCGACGTCATGAACCCCGCCACTGGCGAAGTGCAGGCCAAATGCCCACTCGCCTCGACCGCCGAGATGGAACAGGCCGTGGCCTATGCCGAAGCCGCCCAACCCGCATGGGCCGCCACCAACCCGCAGCGCCGTGCGCGCGTGTTGATGAAATTCGTCAACCTGCTCAACCGCGACATGGACAAGCTCGCCGAAGCGCTGTCGCGTGAACACGGCAAAACCCTCCCCGATGCCGCTGGCGACGTTCAGCGTGGCCTCGAAGTGGTTGAATACTGCATCGGCGCGCCGCAAATGCTCAAAGGTGAATTCACCGACAGCGCCGGCCCCGGCATCGACATGTATTCCATGCGTCAGGCCCTCGGTGTTACCGCCGGTATCACGCCCTTCAACTTCCCCGCCATGATCCCGATGTGGATGTTCGCCCCGGCGCTGGCCTGCGGCAACGCCTTCATCCTGAAACCGTCCGAGCGTGACCCCTCGGTGCCGCTCATGCTCGCCGAACTGGCCGAAGAAGCCGGCCTGCCCAAAGGTCTGCTTCAGGTCGTCAACGGCGACAAGGAAGCGGTTGATGCGATCCTGCACAACCCGATTATCCAGTCGGTCGGCTTTGTCGGCTCGACCCCGATTGCCGAATATATCTACGGCACCGGCTGTGCCCAAGGCAAACGCGTGCAATGCTTCGGCGGCGCCAAGAACCACATGATCATCATGCCCGACGCCGACATGGACCAAGCCGCCGATGCGCTCATCGGTGCGGGCTACGGCGCGGCTGGCGAACGCTGCATGGCGATCTCGGTTGCCGTTCCTGTTGGCGATGAAACCGCTGATCGTTTGATCGAAAAGCTGGTCCCGCGGATCGAAAAGCTCAAAGTCGGCCCCTACACCGGTGGCAATGATGTCGATTACGGCCCCGTCGTAACCGCCGCCGCCAAGGCCAATATCGAACGCCTCGTGCAATCGGGCGTCGATCAGGGCGCCAAGCTGGTGGTCGATGGCCGCGGCTTCTCGCTTCAGGGCTACGAGGACGGCTTCTTTGTCGGCCCGCACCTCTTCGACAACGTCACCAAGGACATGGACATCTACAAGACCGAAATCTTCGGCCCTGTCCTGTCCACCGTGCGCGCCGAAACCTACGAAGAAGCGCTCAAGCTGGCGATGGACCACGAATACGGCAACGGCACCGCGATCTTCACCCGTGACGGCGACACCGCCCGCGATTTCGCCAGCCGGATCAACATCGGCATGGTCGGCATCAACGTGCCGATCCCCGTGCCGCTGGCCTATCACACCTTCGGCGGCTGGAAGAAATCGGTCTTTGGCGATTTGAACCAACACGGCCCGGACGCGTTCAAATTCTACACGCGCACAAAGACCATCACCTCGCGTTGGCCCTCGGGCCTCAAAGAAGGCGGCGAGTTCCACTTCAAAGCGATGGACTAA
- a CDS encoding carboxylate-amine ligase, which yields MAQADPDFTIGIEEEYLLVDRDSFALAPAPAALIDRCGAVLEGQFSPEFLECQVEIGSKVCKNVAEARDDLKHLRSTVARLAADYNLAPIAASCHPFSDWRDQHHTKKDRYNELRDDLAGVVRRLLICGMHVHVGLPDPELRIDITNQLSYFLPHLLALSCSSPFWQGEDTGLSCYRLSVFDNLPRTGLPPKFDSWDEFNRSVNALVDLGVVEDSSKIWWDLRPSSRFPTIEARICDVSPRLETTLTLAAMIQSLTRMLWRLRQKNQRWRLYDNFLIAENRWRAQRYGIRDGLIDFGAGKIIPIAEAIDDIIELVSEDAEALGCRAELEHARNVLDAGTSSDQQRTTFNDAVQSGRSREEALASVVRHLVDEFHADL from the coding sequence ATGGCCCAAGCAGACCCCGATTTCACCATCGGCATCGAAGAAGAATACCTTCTCGTCGATCGCGACAGCTTCGCCCTCGCCCCGGCCCCGGCCGCGTTGATAGACCGCTGCGGCGCGGTGCTCGAAGGACAATTCTCTCCCGAATTCCTTGAATGTCAGGTCGAGATCGGCTCGAAAGTCTGCAAGAATGTCGCCGAAGCCCGCGATGACCTCAAACACCTGCGCTCAACCGTTGCCCGGCTCGCAGCCGACTACAACCTCGCGCCCATTGCGGCGTCCTGCCATCCGTTTTCCGACTGGCGCGATCAACACCACACCAAGAAAGACCGCTATAACGAACTGCGCGACGATCTCGCCGGGGTGGTGCGCCGGCTGCTGATTTGCGGCATGCATGTCCACGTCGGCCTGCCCGACCCGGAGTTGCGCATCGACATCACCAATCAGCTGTCCTATTTCCTGCCCCACCTCCTCGCGCTCAGCTGCTCCTCGCCGTTCTGGCAGGGCGAAGACACGGGGCTAAGCTGTTATCGCCTTTCGGTTTTCGACAATCTCCCGCGCACGGGATTGCCGCCCAAATTCGACAGCTGGGACGAATTCAACCGCTCCGTCAATGCGCTGGTGGATCTCGGCGTTGTCGAAGACAGCTCGAAAATCTGGTGGGATCTGCGCCCCTCTTCGCGCTTTCCAACGATCGAGGCGCGGATCTGCGATGTGTCACCCCGGTTGGAAACCACGCTGACGCTCGCGGCGATGATCCAGTCGCTCACCCGGATGCTCTGGCGTCTGCGCCAAAAGAACCAGCGGTGGCGGCTCTATGACAATTTCCTCATCGCGGAAAACCGCTGGCGGGCACAGCGCTACGGTATCCGCGATGGGCTGATCGACTTTGGCGCCGGCAAGATCATCCCCATCGCCGAAGCCATCGACGACATCATCGAGCTTGTCAGCGAGGACGCCGAGGCGCTTGGCTGCCGCGCCGAACTCGAACACGCCCGAAACGTGCTCGACGCCGGCACATCCTCGGATCAACAGCGCACCACCTTCAACGATGCCGTTCAATCCGGCCGCTCGCGTGAAGAGGCCCTCGCGTCAGTGGTGCGTCACCTCGTGGACGAATTCCATGCCGATCTCTAG
- a CDS encoding acyl-CoA dehydrogenase family protein, producing MDFALSEEQTLIFDMAKGFGEEHIAPFAQDWEIAGTIPKDLWPKLAELGFGGLYVSEEYGGSGLSRLDATLVFEALAMSCPAVGSFLSIHNMCGGMIDKFGSAETKAKWLPDLCTMSKVFSYCLTEPGSGSDAAALRTRAERTNDGYKLNGTKAFISGGSYSDAYVTMVRTGDDGPKGISTVVVEEGTAGLSFGALERKMGWLAQPTSQVQFDDCTVPADNLIGEEGKGFTYAMAGLDGGRLNIAASALGGAQNALDLTLAYMGERKAFGKSINQFQALQFRLAEFETRLQAARTFLRQAAWKLDNKAHDATKFCAMAKLMVTDAAFDVANGCLQLHGGYGYLADYGIEKTVRDLRVHQILEGTNEIMRLIISRQMLADAA from the coding sequence ATGGATTTTGCACTATCCGAGGAGCAGACCCTGATTTTCGACATGGCCAAAGGCTTTGGCGAAGAGCATATCGCCCCTTTCGCCCAAGATTGGGAAATCGCGGGCACCATCCCCAAAGACCTTTGGCCAAAACTGGCCGAACTGGGCTTTGGCGGGCTTTACGTCTCCGAAGAATACGGCGGCTCCGGCCTCTCCCGCCTTGACGCCACATTGGTGTTCGAGGCGCTCGCCATGTCCTGCCCCGCCGTCGGCTCGTTCCTGTCGATCCACAACATGTGCGGCGGCATGATCGACAAATTCGGCTCTGCCGAGACCAAGGCCAAATGGCTCCCCGACCTCTGCACAATGTCCAAGGTCTTCTCCTATTGCCTGACCGAACCCGGTTCCGGCTCTGACGCCGCCGCCCTGCGCACCCGCGCCGAGCGCACGAATGACGGCTACAAGCTCAACGGCACCAAAGCCTTCATTTCCGGCGGTTCCTATTCGGACGCCTATGTCACCATGGTGCGCACTGGCGATGATGGCCCGAAAGGCATCTCCACCGTGGTCGTCGAAGAAGGCACAGCGGGCCTGTCCTTTGGCGCTTTGGAGCGCAAGATGGGCTGGCTCGCACAGCCCACCTCGCAGGTGCAATTCGACGATTGCACCGTGCCCGCTGACAATCTGATCGGCGAAGAGGGCAAAGGCTTCACCTATGCCATGGCCGGGCTTGACGGCGGGCGGCTCAACATCGCCGCCTCCGCCCTTGGCGGCGCGCAAAACGCGCTTGATCTCACGTTGGCCTATATGGGCGAGCGCAAGGCCTTCGGCAAATCCATCAACCAGTTTCAGGCCCTGCAATTCCGTCTGGCCGAGTTTGAAACCCGCCTGCAGGCCGCCCGCACCTTCCTGCGCCAAGCCGCATGGAAGCTTGATAACAAGGCCCATGACGCCACCAAATTCTGCGCCATGGCCAAGCTGATGGTGACCGACGCGGCGTTTGACGTGGCCAATGGCTGTTTGCAATTGCACGGCGGCTATGGCTACCTCGCCGATTATGGCATCGAGAAAACCGTGCGCGACCTGCGCGTGCACCAGATCCTCGAAGGCACCAACGAGATCATGCGCCTCATCATCTCTCGTCAGATGCTGGCCGATGCGGCGTAA
- a CDS encoding enoyl-CoA hydratase/isomerase family protein, whose amino-acid sequence MTDISIRTEGHAGRITLQRPKALNAVTYDMCSTIEAALADWREDDAVKLIILDAEGDKAFSAGGDIADLYKTGMAGDFAFGQKFWRDEYRMNAVIHDYPKPIVSFLQGFTMGGGMGVGCHGSHRITGETSQIAMPECGIGLVPDVGGSLILANAPGALGAYAGITGARMNAGDAILAGFADLYIPQDRWPALIIALVQTGDPTCLAPQSETPPQGDLSKNRAEIDRHFAAPSLPALLGSLRADPSDFAAKTLKAVLRASPLAAAYTIEMLARLKGKTDIRTALDLEYRFTSRAMEHGDFLEGVRAAIIDKDRSPRWKHDHDSLPQTALQTMLAPLTGDTALNFQR is encoded by the coding sequence ATGACAGACATCTCGATCCGCACCGAAGGCCACGCCGGCCGCATCACCCTGCAACGCCCCAAGGCGCTGAACGCCGTCACCTACGACATGTGCAGCACCATCGAAGCCGCGCTCGCCGATTGGCGCGAGGACGATGCGGTCAAACTCATCATCCTTGATGCGGAAGGCGACAAAGCCTTCTCCGCCGGTGGCGACATTGCCGATCTCTATAAAACCGGCATGGCGGGCGACTTTGCCTTTGGCCAAAAATTCTGGCGCGATGAATACCGCATGAACGCCGTGATCCACGATTATCCCAAACCCATCGTCTCCTTCCTTCAGGGGTTTACCATGGGCGGCGGCATGGGCGTGGGCTGCCACGGCAGCCACCGCATCACCGGCGAAACCTCGCAAATCGCTATGCCCGAATGCGGCATCGGCCTCGTGCCTGATGTCGGCGGCTCGCTCATCCTTGCCAATGCCCCCGGCGCGCTCGGCGCTTACGCCGGGATCACCGGTGCGCGCATGAATGCGGGCGATGCGATCCTCGCGGGCTTCGCCGATCTCTACATCCCGCAGGACCGCTGGCCCGCCCTCATCATCGCCCTTGTGCAAACCGGCGACCCCACCTGCCTCGCCCCCCAGAGCGAGACACCACCGCAGGGCGATCTGAGCAAGAACCGCGCCGAAATCGACAGGCATTTCGCCGCGCCCTCCCTGCCTGCCCTGCTGGGCAGCCTGCGCGCCGATCCCTCCGACTTTGCGGCGAAAACGCTCAAAGCGGTGCTGCGCGCCTCGCCCCTCGCCGCCGCTTATACCATCGAAATGCTCGCCCGCCTCAAAGGTAAAACCGACATCCGCACCGCGCTCGACCTTGAATACCGCTTCACCTCGCGCGCGATGGAGCATGGCGACTTTCTCGAAGGGGTGCGCGCCGCGATCATCGACAAAGACCGCAGCCCGCGCTGGAAACACGACCACGACAGCTTGCCACAGACGGCCCTGCAAACCATGCTGGCCCCGCTCACCGGCGACACTGCACTGAATTTCCAACGCTAA
- the mmsB gene encoding 3-hydroxyisobutyrate dehydrogenase: protein MKIGFIGLGNMGGPMAANLAAAGHEVTGFDMADVSIKGVTMAASGAEAATGQDVVITMLPNGAILRSVADEIIPAMTAGAALVDCSTVDVESARAVADQATAAGLLAVDAPVSGGVGGASAGTLTFMAGGSADAFAKADPLFDIMGQKAVHCGEAGAGQAAKICNNMILGVTMIATCEAFALADKLGLDRQKMFDVVSTSSGYSWTMNAYCPAPGVGPQSPADNDYKPGFASELMLKDLRLSQQAAEAADADTPMGRAAAALYEQFVENEGGLGSDFSAMLPRFEKRGRG from the coding sequence ATGAAAATCGGTTTTATCGGCCTCGGCAACATGGGCGGCCCGATGGCGGCCAACCTCGCAGCCGCCGGCCACGAGGTCACCGGCTTTGACATGGCGGACGTGTCAATCAAAGGCGTCACCATGGCCGCTTCGGGGGCCGAGGCCGCCACCGGTCAGGACGTTGTCATCACCATGCTGCCCAATGGCGCGATCCTGCGCTCGGTCGCGGATGAAATCATCCCCGCCATGACCGCCGGCGCGGCCCTCGTCGATTGCTCCACCGTTGATGTGGAAAGCGCGCGCGCCGTCGCCGACCAAGCCACCGCCGCAGGCCTGCTTGCCGTTGATGCGCCCGTCTCGGGCGGGGTCGGCGGCGCCTCGGCAGGCACGCTCACCTTCATGGCTGGCGGCAGCGCAGATGCCTTCGCCAAGGCCGACCCGCTGTTTGACATCATGGGCCAAAAGGCCGTCCATTGTGGCGAAGCAGGCGCCGGTCAGGCGGCCAAGATCTGTAACAACATGATCCTCGGCGTCACCATGATCGCCACCTGCGAGGCCTTCGCTCTGGCCGACAAGCTCGGCCTTGACCGGCAGAAAATGTTCGACGTGGTTTCCACCTCAAGCGGCTATAGCTGGACCATGAACGCCTATTGCCCCGCCCCCGGCGTCGGGCCGCAATCGCCTGCCGATAACGACTATAAACCCGGCTTTGCCTCGGAACTGATGCTCAAGGACCTGCGCCTGAGCCAACAAGCCGCCGAAGCCGCCGACGCCGACACCCCCATGGGCCGCGCCGCCGCCGCGCTTTATGAGCAATTTGTCGAAAACGAAGGCGGTTTGGGCAGCGATTTTTCCGCCATGCTGCCCCGGTTTGAAAAGCGCGGGCGCGGCTGA
- the uvrA gene encoding excinuclease ABC subunit UvrA, translating into MAELKNIEVRGAREHNLKSIDVDIPRDQLVVITGLSGSGKSSLAFDTIYAEGQRRYVESLSAYARQFLDMMEKPDVDHISGLSPAISIEQKTTSKNPRSTVGTVTEIYDYLRLLFARAGTPYSPATGKPIEAQQVQDMVDRIMRLEEGTRAYLLAPIVRDRKGEYRKEFIELRKQGFQRVKVDGAFHELDEPPTLDKKFRHDIDVVVDRIVVREGLETRLADSLRTALDLADGIAILETAPVEGEAERLTFSENFACPVSGFTIPEIEPRLFSFNAPFGACPECDGLGVELFFDERLVVPDATLKVYDGALAPWRKGKSPYFLQTIEAIAKHYEFDKNSSWKDLPKHVQQVFLYGSGDEEIPFRYDEGGRVYQVTRVFEGVIPNMERRYRETDSNWIREEFERYQNNRPCGACGGYRLREEALAVKIGPVDGKPEERLHVGQLVQMSIREALEWAAEVPNQLSKQKNEIAAAILKEIRERLGFLNNVGLEYLTLSRSSGTLSGGESQRIRLASQIGSGLTGVLYVLDEPSIGLHQRDNDRLLLTLKNLRDQGNTVIVVEHDEEAIREADYVFDIGPGAGVHGGQVVSQGTPQEVEDDPASVTGQYLSGVRTIPYDTARREGNGKSLTVVKATGNNLKNVTAEFPLGKFVCVTGVSGGGKSTLTIETLFKTASMRLNGARQTPAPCETIKGLEHLDKVIDIDQRPIGRTPRSNPATYTGAFTPIRDWFAGLPEAKARGYKPGRFSFNVKGGRCEACQGDGVIKIEMHFLPDVYVTCETCKGARYNRETLEIKFKGKSIADVLDMTVEDAQTFFKAVPSIRDKMDALARVGLGYIKVGQQATTLSGGEAQRVKLSKELAKRSTGRTLYILDEPTTGLHFEDVRKLLEVLHELVDQGNTVVVIEHNLDVVKTADWIIDIGPEGGDGGGKIVAKGTPEKVAKVKASHTGHYLKPMLEAGKSTPRTETRTEPRAVAE; encoded by the coding sequence ATGGCTGAGTTGAAAAATATCGAGGTGCGCGGCGCGCGCGAGCACAACCTGAAAAGCATCGACGTGGACATTCCGCGCGATCAGCTTGTTGTTATTACAGGGCTTTCCGGCTCGGGCAAATCCTCGCTCGCGTTCGATACGATCTATGCCGAAGGGCAGCGGCGCTATGTGGAATCGCTGAGCGCCTATGCGCGGCAGTTCCTTGATATGATGGAAAAGCCGGATGTGGACCACATTTCCGGCCTGTCCCCGGCGATTTCGATTGAGCAGAAGACGACGAGCAAGAACCCGCGCTCGACCGTGGGGACGGTGACGGAGATTTATGACTATCTGCGGCTGTTGTTTGCCCGCGCAGGCACGCCCTATTCGCCCGCAACCGGCAAGCCCATCGAGGCGCAGCAGGTGCAGGATATGGTCGACCGGATCATGCGGCTGGAGGAGGGCACGCGGGCCTATCTTCTTGCGCCGATCGTGCGTGACCGCAAAGGGGAATATCGCAAGGAATTCATCGAGTTGCGCAAGCAGGGGTTCCAGCGGGTCAAGGTTGACGGCGCGTTTCACGAGCTGGATGAGCCGCCAACGCTCGACAAGAAATTCCGCCATGACATCGACGTGGTGGTTGACCGGATCGTGGTGCGCGAGGGGCTTGAGACGCGGCTGGCGGACAGCCTGCGCACTGCGCTGGACCTTGCCGATGGGATCGCGATTTTGGAGACCGCGCCCGTCGAGGGGGAGGCCGAGCGGCTGACCTTTAGCGAGAATTTTGCCTGTCCTGTCAGTGGCTTCACCATTCCCGAGATCGAGCCGAGGTTGTTTTCGTTCAACGCGCCGTTTGGGGCGTGCCCGGAGTGTGACGGGTTGGGGGTTGAGCTGTTTTTCGACGAGCGGCTGGTGGTGCCGGATGCAACGCTCAAGGTTTATGACGGGGCGCTGGCGCCGTGGCGCAAGGGCAAAAGCCCTTATTTTCTTCAGACAATCGAGGCAATTGCCAAGCATTACGAGTTTGACAAGAACTCCTCGTGGAAGGACTTGCCCAAGCATGTGCAGCAGGTTTTCCTCTATGGGTCTGGCGATGAGGAAATCCCGTTTCGCTATGACGAGGGGGGCCGGGTTTATCAGGTGACGCGGGTGTTTGAGGGGGTGATCCCGAACATGGAGCGGCGCTATCGCGAGACCGATAGCAACTGGATCCGGGAAGAATTTGAGCGGTATCAGAACAACCGCCCGTGCGGGGCGTGTGGCGGTTATCGGCTGCGTGAAGAGGCGCTGGCGGTGAAGATCGGGCCGGTGGATGGCAAGCCGGAAGAGCGGCTGCATGTCGGGCAGCTGGTGCAAATGAGCATCCGCGAGGCGCTGGAGTGGGCGGCAGAGGTGCCGAACCAGTTGAGCAAGCAGAAGAACGAGATTGCAGCGGCGATTTTGAAGGAAATTCGCGAGCGCCTTGGGTTCCTGAATAACGTGGGATTAGAATACCTTACGCTGTCACGTTCGAGTGGAACCCTGAGCGGTGGCGAGAGCCAGCGTATCCGCTTGGCGAGCCAGATTGGCAGCGGGCTGACCGGTGTTCTTTATGTGCTGGATGAGCCGTCAATCGGCCTGCATCAGCGGGACAATGACCGCCTACTTTTGACGCTAAAAAACCTGCGCGATCAGGGCAACACCGTGATCGTGGTGGAACACGACGAGGAAGCGATCCGCGAGGCGGATTACGTGTTCGATATTGGACCCGGTGCCGGTGTGCATGGCGGGCAGGTTGTGTCGCAGGGGACGCCGCAAGAGGTTGAGGATGATCCGGCTTCTGTTACGGGGCAGTATCTGTCCGGGGTGCGAACAATTCCTTACGACACCGCGCGCAGGGAGGGGAACGGCAAGAGCCTGACCGTTGTGAAGGCCACGGGCAACAACCTCAAGAACGTCACGGCGGAGTTTCCGCTGGGCAAGTTTGTCTGTGTGACCGGGGTCAGCGGCGGCGGGAAATCGACCCTGACGATTGAGACCTTGTTCAAGACCGCGAGCATGCGGTTGAACGGCGCGCGCCAGACGCCGGCGCCGTGTGAAACGATCAAGGGGTTGGAGCATCTCGACAAGGTGATCGACATCGACCAGCGGCCCATCGGGCGCACGCCGCGCAGCAACCCCGCGACCTATACCGGGGCGTTCACGCCGATCCGCGATTGGTTTGCCGGGCTGCCCGAAGCCAAGGCGCGCGGATACAAGCCGGGGCGGTTCTCTTTCAACGTCAAAGGCGGGCGTTGCGAGGCCTGTCAGGGCGATGGGGTGATCAAGATCGAGATGCATTTCCTGCCGGATGTCTATGTCACTTGCGAGACCTGCAAGGGCGCGAGATACAACCGCGAAACTTTGGAAATTAAGTTTAAAGGCAAGAGCATAGCCGACGTTCTTGATATGACGGTTGAAGATGCGCAGACCTTCTTCAAGGCGGTGCCGAGCATTCGCGACAAGATGGATGCGCTGGCCCGTGTGGGGCTAGGCTATATCAAGGTGGGCCAACAGGCGACCACGCTTTCGGGTGGCGAAGCGCAGCGGGTGAAGCTGTCAAAAGAGCTTGCCAAACGCTCGACCGGGCGGACGCTTTATATCCTCGATGAGCCGACGACGGGGCTTCATTTTGAGGACGTGAGGAAGCTTTTGGAAGTGCTGCACGAGCTGGTGGATCAGGGCAATACGGTGGTGGTGATTGAACACAACCTCGACGTGGTAAAGACCGCCGATTGGATCATCGATATCGGCCCTGAGGGCGGCGATGGCGGTGGCAAGATCGTGGCCAAGGGGACGCCGGAGAAGGTGGCGAAGGTCAAGGCGAGCCACACCGGGCATTACCTGAAACCGATGCTGGAAGCGGGTAAGAGCACGCCGCGCACAGAGACACGCACAGAGCCGCGTGCGGTGGCGGAATAG
- the lpdA gene encoding dihydrolipoyl dehydrogenase, producing the protein MADNSYDMVVIGAGPGGYVAAIRGAQLGLKVAIVEREHMGGICLNWGCIPTKALLRSSEVFHLMHRAEEFGLSAGKIEFDLDAVVKRSRGVAKQLNSGIGHLLKKNKVTTIMGEARLSGKNTVTVKTDKGEETLTGKNVILATGARARELPGLEADGERVWTYKHALQPPHMPKKLLVIGSGAIGIEFASFYNTLGAETTVVEVMDRVLPVEDAEISAFAKKQFVKQGMKIMEKAMVKQLDRSKTKVTAHIEVGGKVEKQDFDTVISAVGIVGNVEGLGLEEQGIKTDRTHVVVDGYCRTGVDGVFAIGDIAGAPWLAHKASHEGVMVAELIAGKKVHAVRPEAIAGCTYCHPQVASVGYSEAKAKELGYDIKVGRFPFIGNGKAIALGEAEGMVKTVFDAKTGELLGAHMVGAEVTEMIQGYVVGRTLETTEEELMNTVFPHPTLSEMMHESVLDAYDRAIHI; encoded by the coding sequence ATGGCTGACAACTCATACGATATGGTCGTGATTGGCGCGGGGCCGGGCGGCTATGTGGCGGCGATCCGCGGTGCGCAGCTTGGCCTGAAGGTGGCTATTGTTGAGCGCGAACACATGGGCGGTATTTGCCTGAACTGGGGCTGTATCCCGACCAAGGCGCTGTTGCGCTCGTCCGAGGTGTTCCACCTGATGCACCGGGCCGAAGAATTTGGCCTGAGCGCCGGAAAGATCGAATTCGACCTTGATGCCGTCGTGAAGCGTTCGCGCGGGGTGGCGAAACAGCTAAACAGCGGGATCGGCCACTTGTTGAAAAAGAACAAGGTCACCACGATCATGGGCGAGGCGCGCCTTTCGGGGAAGAACACAGTCACAGTTAAAACCGATAAAGGTGAAGAAACCTTAACAGGTAAGAACGTTATCCTTGCCACCGGCGCGCGGGCGCGGGAATTGCCGGGGCTTGAGGCCGATGGCGAGCGGGTTTGGACCTATAAGCATGCGTTGCAGCCGCCGCATATGCCGAAGAAACTCTTGGTGATCGGCTCGGGTGCGATTGGGATCGAGTTTGCCAGCTTCTATAACACGCTGGGCGCGGAAACGACCGTGGTCGAGGTGATGGACCGGGTGCTGCCGGTGGAGGACGCCGAGATTTCCGCCTTTGCCAAGAAGCAATTCGTCAAGCAGGGCATGAAGATCATGGAAAAAGCCATGGTCAAACAGCTCGACCGCAGCAAGACCAAGGTAACGGCCCATATCGAAGTGGGTGGCAAGGTCGAGAAGCAAGATTTCGACACGGTGATTTCCGCTGTCGGGATTGTGGGCAATGTCGAGGGGCTTGGCCTTGAGGAACAGGGGATCAAGACCGACCGGACCCATGTGGTTGTTGATGGCTATTGCCGCACCGGGGTTGATGGCGTGTTTGCCATTGGCGATATCGCCGGCGCGCCGTGGCTGGCCCATAAGGCGAGCCACGAAGGGGTGATGGTGGCCGAGCTGATCGCCGGGAAAAAGGTGCATGCCGTGCGCCCCGAAGCGATTGCGGGCTGCACCTATTGCCATCCGCAGGTGGCGAGCGTGGGCTATTCCGAGGCCAAGGCCAAAGAGCTGGGCTATGACATCAAGGTCGGGCGGTTCCCCTTTATCGGCAACGGCAAGGCGATCGCGCTGGGCGAGGCGGAAGGCATGGTGAAAACCGTGTTCGATGCCAAGACGGGCGAGCTTTTGGGCGCGCATATGGTGGGTGCGGAGGTGACCGAAATGATCCAGGGCTATGTCGTGGGGCGCACGTTGGAGACCACTGAAGAAGAGCTTATGAATACGGTGTTCCCGCACCCGACGCTGAGCGAGATGATGCATGAAAGCGTGCTGGACGCTTATGACAGGGCGATCCACATCTGA
- a CDS encoding DUF924 domain-containing protein, with translation MVRPEDVLEFWLDEVGPKGWYEVSDSLDETIREKFLTAWQNACEGAYSLWLTYPSGALAYVILLDQFPRNMFRGEGKAFASDPAALAAAKVAISKGWDLKIDEPGRQFFYLPMMHSENLCDQERCVRLMKERMPQSGEGNLLHAKAHREVIRQFGRFPYRNDALSRKPTDTERDYVDAGGYGATVRELQAAQ, from the coding sequence ATGGTCCGTCCGGAAGATGTGTTGGAATTTTGGCTCGACGAGGTTGGGCCGAAGGGGTGGTATGAAGTCTCGGACAGTTTGGACGAGACGATCCGCGAGAAGTTCCTGACGGCGTGGCAAAACGCCTGCGAAGGGGCTTATTCGCTCTGGCTGACCTATCCGAGCGGAGCGCTGGCCTATGTCATTCTGCTGGACCAGTTTCCGCGCAACATGTTCCGGGGCGAGGGCAAAGCATTTGCCAGTGACCCAGCCGCGCTGGCGGCAGCGAAGGTGGCAATCAGCAAAGGCTGGGATTTGAAGATCGACGAGCCGGGACGCCAGTTTTTCTATCTTCCAATGATGCATTCCGAGAACCTGTGTGATCAGGAACGCTGTGTCCGGCTGATGAAGGAGCGGATGCCGCAAAGCGGAGAGGGCAACCTGCTTCATGCCAAGGCGCACCGCGAAGTGATCCGCCAGTTCGGGCGATTCCCTTATCGTAATGACGCGCTGAGCCGTAAACCGACCGATACCGAGCGCGATTACGTCGACGCAGGCGGGTATGGCGCCACAGTGCGCGAGCTGCAGGCCGCGCAATAA